In Phoenix dactylifera cultivar Barhee BC4 chromosome 11, palm_55x_up_171113_PBpolish2nd_filt_p, whole genome shotgun sequence, the following are encoded in one genomic region:
- the LOC103713214 gene encoding probable E3 ubiquitin-protein ligase ZFP1 isoform X2 — protein sequence MGQRNTMCTHQMVDLESEPGYSDLHPDRCILQGNILDYPSQNIHPSLSASGNVAGLDCHQFIDHPNRSIYYVNQYNNTQSRHPGPNLDVGVAAHTSFYHPCILPSFSTVPRNTASANHLPPFINHQASGISVDEHSRSNHFSQSVRGSCKRKNTEAIPGNFYHANGSASSSLSSTYLSQNSGETHWKEPYRSGNHMGQSFHPASNAWVAHVGNNISDGGCSSWNYSYTMPGLHGRSVSSEAVEMANMSMQGYQEISSSLHPASLPYFQQHPQPAQNMQVQSHSHTRILARPYHHPLSHLQPNNPNPSNNSLHSGSRFPFFPSNAEPIYRPSGQLAQATPVVSHENERILASEGPAFEELSGFFGARNIIDDHRDMQLDIDGMSYEELLALEEQIGDVNTGLTDELILKNLKTAMHVPQMSSLPNQSLRFAPENDACVICQVGYEEKESVGILDCGHNYHAECIKQWLLVKNLCPICKASALTADKIDG from the exons ATGGGACAGAGAAACACAATGTGCACACATCAAATGGTGGATCTGGAATCAGAACCAGGCTATAGTGATCTTCATCCTGATCGCTGCATTCTTCAAGGCAACATTCTTGACTACCCAAGCCAGAATATACATCCTTCTCTCTCTGCTTCAGGAAATGTGGCAGGTCTTGACTGCCATCAATTTATAGACCATCCTAACAGAAGCATCTATTATGTAAACCAGTATAATAATACTCAAAGTCGTCATCCAGGTCCAAATCTTGATGTAGGTGTTGCTGCTCATACAAGCTTTTATCATCCTTGTATTTTACCTTCATTTTCCACTGTCCCTCGGAACACTGCTTCTGCCAATCACCTGCCACCTTTCATCAATCATCAGGCTAGTGGGATTAGTGTGGATGAGCACAGTAGAAGTAATCATTTTTCTCAGAGTGTGAGAGGATCCTGCAAAAGGAAAAATACAGAAGCAATTCCAGGAAACTTTTACCATGCTAATGGGTCTGCAAGCTCAAGTTTATCTTCAACATATCTCTCCCAAAATTCTGGAGAGACACATTGGAAGGAGCCATATAGATCTG GGAATCATATGGGCCAGTCCTTTCATCCTGCCAGTAATGCATGGGTGGCACATGTTGGCAATAACATTTCTGATGGAGGATGTTCCAGTTGGAACTACAGTTACACGATGCCTGGTTTACATG GTAGATCTGTCAGTTCAGAGGCTGTGGAGATGGCAAATATGAGCATGCAGGGATACCAGGAAATCTCATCCAGTTTGCATCCTGCATCTTTACCTTATTTTCAACAACATCCACAACCTGCACAAAACATGCAAGTTCAGAGTCATAGTCATACAAGAATACTGGCTCGTCCTTACCACCATCCACTTAGCCATTTGCAACCCAATAATCCAAATCCTTCTAATAACAGTCTCCATTCAGGTTCCAGATTCCCATTCTTTCCATCAAATGCTGAACCAATCTATAGGCCTTCTGGGCAGCTAGCCCAGGCAACTCCAGTAGTTAGCCATGAAAATGAAAGGATCCTAGCATCAGAG GGTCCAGCTTTTGAGGAACTTTCAGGATTTTTTGGAGCAAGGAATATCATTGATGATCATCGAGATATGCAATTGGACATAGATGGCATGTCTTATGAG GAACTGCTAGCCTTGGAGGAGCAGATTGGAGATGTCAACACCGGCTTAACAGATGAACTCATCTTAAAGAATCTGAAGACAGCCATGCATGTTCCACAGATGTCCTCACTACCAAACCAATCACTCAGATTTGCTCCAGAGAACGATGCTTGTGTCATATGCCAG GTGGGATACGAGGAAAAAGAGAGTGTAGGAATATTGGATTGTGGTCATAACTACCACGCAGAGTGCATAAAGCAATGGTTGTTGGTAAAGAACTTGTGCCCAATTTGCAAAGCATCAGCTTTGACCGCAGATAAAATAGATGGATGA
- the LOC103713214 gene encoding probable E3 ubiquitin-protein ligase ZFP1 isoform X1: MGQRNTMCTHQMVDLESEPGYSDLHPDRCILQGNILDYPSQNIHPSLSASGNVAGLDCHQFIDHPNRSIYYVNQYNNTQSRHPGPNLDVGVAAHTSFYHPCILPSFSTVPRNTASANHLPPFINHQASGISVDEHSRSNHFSQSVRGSCKRKNTEAIPGNFYHANGSASSSLSSTYLSQNSGETHWKEPYRSGINLLDSTTFNPPNYQVSRTLPSLEGSFRSVRNGSSSISLPSEYAFVHRLNYLLPGNHMGQSFHPASNAWVAHVGNNISDGGCSSWNYSYTMPGLHGRSVSSEAVEMANMSMQGYQEISSSLHPASLPYFQQHPQPAQNMQVQSHSHTRILARPYHHPLSHLQPNNPNPSNNSLHSGSRFPFFPSNAEPIYRPSGQLAQATPVVSHENERILASEGPAFEELSGFFGARNIIDDHRDMQLDIDGMSYEELLALEEQIGDVNTGLTDELILKNLKTAMHVPQMSSLPNQSLRFAPENDACVICQVGYEEKESVGILDCGHNYHAECIKQWLLVKNLCPICKASALTADKIDG, from the exons ATGGGACAGAGAAACACAATGTGCACACATCAAATGGTGGATCTGGAATCAGAACCAGGCTATAGTGATCTTCATCCTGATCGCTGCATTCTTCAAGGCAACATTCTTGACTACCCAAGCCAGAATATACATCCTTCTCTCTCTGCTTCAGGAAATGTGGCAGGTCTTGACTGCCATCAATTTATAGACCATCCTAACAGAAGCATCTATTATGTAAACCAGTATAATAATACTCAAAGTCGTCATCCAGGTCCAAATCTTGATGTAGGTGTTGCTGCTCATACAAGCTTTTATCATCCTTGTATTTTACCTTCATTTTCCACTGTCCCTCGGAACACTGCTTCTGCCAATCACCTGCCACCTTTCATCAATCATCAGGCTAGTGGGATTAGTGTGGATGAGCACAGTAGAAGTAATCATTTTTCTCAGAGTGTGAGAGGATCCTGCAAAAGGAAAAATACAGAAGCAATTCCAGGAAACTTTTACCATGCTAATGGGTCTGCAAGCTCAAGTTTATCTTCAACATATCTCTCCCAAAATTCTGGAGAGACACATTGGAAGGAGCCATATAGATCTGGTATTAATTTGTTGGATTCCACAACTTTCAATCCACCCAATTATCAAGTTAGCAGAACTTTACCAAGCCTAGAAGGATCTTTTAGAAGTGTGAGGAACGGATCTAGTTCCATCAGCCTTCCGTCTGAATATGCATTTGTACATCGTCTTAATTATTTACTTCCAGGGAATCATATGGGCCAGTCCTTTCATCCTGCCAGTAATGCATGGGTGGCACATGTTGGCAATAACATTTCTGATGGAGGATGTTCCAGTTGGAACTACAGTTACACGATGCCTGGTTTACATG GTAGATCTGTCAGTTCAGAGGCTGTGGAGATGGCAAATATGAGCATGCAGGGATACCAGGAAATCTCATCCAGTTTGCATCCTGCATCTTTACCTTATTTTCAACAACATCCACAACCTGCACAAAACATGCAAGTTCAGAGTCATAGTCATACAAGAATACTGGCTCGTCCTTACCACCATCCACTTAGCCATTTGCAACCCAATAATCCAAATCCTTCTAATAACAGTCTCCATTCAGGTTCCAGATTCCCATTCTTTCCATCAAATGCTGAACCAATCTATAGGCCTTCTGGGCAGCTAGCCCAGGCAACTCCAGTAGTTAGCCATGAAAATGAAAGGATCCTAGCATCAGAG GGTCCAGCTTTTGAGGAACTTTCAGGATTTTTTGGAGCAAGGAATATCATTGATGATCATCGAGATATGCAATTGGACATAGATGGCATGTCTTATGAG GAACTGCTAGCCTTGGAGGAGCAGATTGGAGATGTCAACACCGGCTTAACAGATGAACTCATCTTAAAGAATCTGAAGACAGCCATGCATGTTCCACAGATGTCCTCACTACCAAACCAATCACTCAGATTTGCTCCAGAGAACGATGCTTGTGTCATATGCCAG GTGGGATACGAGGAAAAAGAGAGTGTAGGAATATTGGATTGTGGTCATAACTACCACGCAGAGTGCATAAAGCAATGGTTGTTGGTAAAGAACTTGTGCCCAATTTGCAAAGCATCAGCTTTGACCGCAGATAAAATAGATGGATGA